A single window of Narcine bancroftii isolate sNarBan1 chromosome 1, sNarBan1.hap1, whole genome shotgun sequence DNA harbors:
- the eepd1 gene encoding endonuclease/exonuclease/phosphatase family domain-containing protein 1, translated as MTLLENGIKLLAVQEIVDREALGKFCAELNEPMLPNVRKWKGPRGWWKCALSEKPSAQTLKSEEYAGYLWDSGAGIEMKSSFLLDSIQTNGNGRPDASRPYLARFKIGTVDLTLVNVHLKGAVGEGGKSHSDAHKFSLFTDTLQKALKGEKDVIILGDFSLSPDANDFDHLRKEKFLHCVPANTFTNISTKNPQGSKSTDNIWISRALKKTYSGHWCVVREGLTNPWIPDCWSWGGVASDHCPLWAEFYVVKDLGSKVAFGNGSTVIVEQADGSTKDER; from the exons TTCTGTGCAGAGTTGAATGAGCCGATGTTACCGAATGTTCGTAAATGGAAAGGTCCCAGAGGATGGTGGAAGTGTGCTCTGTCTGAGAAACCATCCGCGCAGACACTCAAG AGTGAAGAGTATGCTGGTTATCTTTGGGACAGCGGTGCAGGAATAGAAATGAAATCGTCCTTCCTACTGGACAGCATACAGACCAATGGGAATGGGAGGCCTGATGCCTCGAGGCCTTATCTTGCACGTTTTAAG ATTGGAACCGTGGATCTGACTTTGGTAAACGTCCATCTGAAAGGAGCCGTTGGCGAGGGAGGGAAATCTCATTCAGATGCCCATAAATTCTCTCTGTTTACAGACACTCTTCAAAAAGCTCTTAAAG GTGAAAAGGATGTTATTATTTTGGGAGACTTCAGTCTATCACCTGACGCAAATGATTTTGACCACCTGCGAAAAGAAAAGTTTCTTCACTGTGTCCCAGCAAATACTTTCACCAACATCAGCACTAAGAACCCTCAGGGGTCAAAGTCTACAGACAACATCTGGATTAGTCGTGCACTCAAGAAGACCTATTCAG GTCATTGGTGTGTTGTTAGGGAAGGCCTCACCAATCCCTGGATTCCTGACTGTTGGTCATGGGGTGGAGTTGCCTCTGACCACTGCCCATTGTGGGCAGAGTTTTACGTAGTCAAAGACTTGGGCAGTAAAGTGGCATTTGGAAATGGCAGCACTGTGATTGTTGAGCAAGCAGATGGAAGCACTAAGGACGAACGGTGA